One genomic window of Micromonospora sp. WMMD1128 includes the following:
- a CDS encoding S8 family serine peptidase — translation MSKRFTAGAVAVAASLALTVTGLGVPATAAPSSTRTFTVLAESGVSTDAAIAAIKAAGGTVVSRTDDVGLFQVTSDRADFASRATAAGALLGAAEEKAIGRKPKLDRVEQEHLTTPGARKGKAAKGKAKKMDPLDDKLWGLDMIQADKARKIEPGDRRVTVGVLDTGLDASQPDLAPNFNWALSRNFAPDMPDVDGPCEVASCLDPVGTDDGGHGTHVAGTIGAAANGFGLSGVAPKVSLVELKGGQDSGYFFLNPVVNALVHAGRSGLDVVNMSFYVDPWLYNCAANPADSPEAQAEQRTIIEAMKRALTFAHRKGVTLVGALGNNHEDLGAPRTDVSSPDYGSDPYPRPIDNASCWDLPTEGPHVISVSAVGPSGKKSDYSNYGTEQTAVAAPGGWFRDGFGTDSYLTDANMILSTYPKKVLQEEGSVDENGNIVAGFEESVFKQCTAKGECGYYTYLQGTSMASPHAAGVAALIVSRFGKKQGRDGFGMAPDQVEQHLYRTAAEHACPEPRLQTYTNEGRSAEFDAYCAGSLNFNGFYGYGIVDAYAAVKTPLKPNARP, via the coding sequence GTGAGCAAGCGCTTCACCGCCGGCGCGGTCGCGGTCGCGGCCTCGCTGGCACTCACGGTGACCGGCCTGGGTGTCCCGGCGACCGCCGCGCCGTCCAGCACCCGGACCTTCACCGTGCTGGCGGAGAGCGGTGTGTCCACCGACGCCGCGATTGCCGCGATCAAGGCGGCCGGCGGCACGGTCGTCTCCCGCACCGACGACGTCGGTCTCTTCCAGGTCACCAGCGACCGGGCTGACTTCGCGAGCCGGGCCACCGCCGCCGGCGCGCTGCTCGGCGCCGCCGAGGAGAAGGCGATCGGCCGTAAGCCGAAGCTGGACCGGGTCGAGCAGGAACACCTGACGACCCCCGGCGCGCGCAAGGGCAAGGCCGCCAAGGGCAAGGCCAAGAAGATGGACCCGCTCGACGACAAGCTTTGGGGTCTGGACATGATCCAGGCCGACAAGGCCCGCAAGATCGAGCCCGGTGACCGCCGGGTGACCGTCGGCGTCCTGGACACCGGCCTCGACGCCAGCCAGCCCGACCTGGCACCCAACTTCAACTGGGCGCTGTCGCGCAACTTCGCGCCGGACATGCCCGACGTCGACGGACCGTGCGAGGTGGCGAGCTGCCTCGACCCGGTCGGCACCGACGACGGCGGGCACGGCACGCACGTGGCCGGCACCATCGGCGCCGCCGCCAACGGCTTCGGCCTCTCCGGCGTGGCCCCGAAGGTCTCCCTGGTCGAGCTGAAGGGTGGCCAGGACAGCGGCTACTTCTTCCTCAACCCGGTGGTCAACGCGCTGGTCCACGCCGGCCGTTCCGGGCTGGACGTGGTCAACATGTCCTTCTACGTCGACCCGTGGCTCTACAACTGCGCCGCCAACCCGGCCGACTCGCCGGAGGCGCAGGCCGAGCAGCGGACCATCATCGAGGCCATGAAGCGGGCGCTGACCTTCGCCCACCGCAAGGGCGTCACGCTCGTCGGCGCGCTCGGCAACAACCACGAGGACCTGGGCGCCCCCCGCACCGACGTGAGCAGCCCGGACTACGGCTCCGACCCGTACCCGCGGCCGATCGACAACGCGAGCTGCTGGGACCTGCCCACCGAGGGCCCGCACGTGATCAGCGTGTCGGCGGTCGGCCCGTCCGGTAAGAAGTCCGACTACTCGAACTACGGCACCGAGCAGACCGCGGTGGCGGCCCCGGGCGGCTGGTTCCGGGACGGCTTCGGCACCGACAGCTACCTCACCGACGCCAACATGATCCTCTCCACGTACCCGAAGAAGGTGCTGCAGGAGGAGGGGTCGGTCGACGAGAACGGCAACATCGTGGCCGGCTTCGAGGAGTCGGTGTTCAAGCAGTGCACCGCCAAGGGCGAGTGTGGCTACTACACCTACCTCCAGGGCACCTCGATGGCGTCGCCGCACGCCGCGGGCGTGGCCGCGCTGATCGTCAGCCGGTTCGGCAAGAAGCAGGGCCGGGACGGCTTCGGCATGGCGCCGGACCAGGTCGAACAGCACCTCTACCGGACGGCGGCCGAGCACGCCTGCCCGGAGCCGCGGCTGCAGACCTACACCAACGAGGGCCGCAGCGCCGAGTTCGACGCGTACTGCGCGGGATCGCTGAACTTCAACGGCTTCTACGGCTACGGCATCGTCGACGCCTACGCCGCGGTGAAGACCCCGCTGAAGCCCAACGCGCGGCCGTAA